A stretch of DNA from bacterium:
TCCAGAGGGACGGTAAGCCGCCTCCGGACGGTCGATTGATTCACAAGGCCCGGGTCGTCTTCGCAAGAAGACGCCCGGGCCTTCGTGTTTTTAGCCGTTGTAGATGCGTCCCCCGGCCCTCTTGTAGGACGTGAGGATGCGGATGGCCGCCGTACGCTCGACCCCGGTGACGACCGGGATGCCGCGGACCTGGAGGGCCTTTTTCCAATCGCGGGGCTTGAGACCCTCGTCGAAGCCGATCGCCTCCACGTCCTCCGTCGTCGCGGCGCAAACCACCCGCGAGATGCCCGCCCACACCAGGGCCGTCAGGCACATGCCGCAGGGCTCCGCGCTCACGTAAATCCCCGCCCGGATGCCCTTCTCCTTGAAGCTGAAACCCTTAAGACGCCTGGCCGCCATGCGGACCGCGAGGATCTCGGCATGGGCGGTGGGGTCGTGATCCCTTTCGACGCGGTTGACGCCTGCCCCGAGGAGGCGTCCCGTGTCGAGGTCGAAGACGGCCGCGCCAAAGGGGCCTCCCCGGCCCCGGTGGACGTTGTCCCGGGCCAGGCGAAGCGCAATCCGGATTCTCGTGAGATCGCTCTTCAAGGGAATCAGCCCTTTGCCAGACGGCCCGGCCGGAAGGAGAGGACGCTGCACGGCGCGTGGCGGATGACCTGTTCGGTCACGCTGCCCAGGAGCCAGCGCGCCGCCCCGGTGAGGCCGTGGGTGGGCATGAGGATCATGTCCGAACCGGTCCTTGCGGCCGCGAGACAGATTTCATGCGCCGCCTGACCGACGACCGCGTGCGGGACGAGGGACAGGGACGCGTGGCGGGAGGTGATCTCCCGGAGCTTCGCGAGGGCCGTCATGACGGCCGCATCCGGGTCGAAGGGGGGCAGGGCGATCACCGCCTCGGGCACGTACGAGATGGCCTGAGGGGGCTCGGTCACGTGGAGTAGCTCGACGGAGACACCCAGGGTGCCGCGGAGTTCGGAAGCCGCCAGGAGGGATTCCTCGTAGGCCGCGTCCTCGAAGGAGACGGGGATCAAGAGGCTGCGCGGCGGCCATGCGCCCCCCCGCTTGACGACCAGGGTCGGGGACGGCGAATGACGCACGATCTTTTCGGCGACGCTGCCCAGGAGCACGTGCAGGAGGCCCGTCTGTCCGTGGGTCCCCAAGACCACGAGGTCCGGGGCATCGGCCTCGATGGAGGCGATCAAGGTGTCGACGGTGCGGCCCGAATGGATGTGCACGGAGACGGAGGCCGGCGGACGTCCCTCGCCGAGACGCCGGATCTTGAGGTCGATTTCCGCCTGGATCCGGCTCTCGGTCTCCGGGCCGTCCTCCCGGCGGGAAAGGGCGTGGATCACGCCGAGGGAGGACCCGAAGCGGCTCGCCAGATGGACGGCCCATTCCAGGGCCTGACGCGAAGTCCAAGAAAAATCGAACAGGACGGCGATTTTGCGGAACATGTGTCCTCCCTCAAGCCGCGGCGTACTCCTTCATGTAGACCGACTGTCTCCGGTTGCCCCAATGGCCGGGTCGCGCCTCGAAGACGCCCGGCAGGACGGTCCCGCAGGACGGGCAGCTTCCGTCGTCCTTCAGGCGCCAATCGACGACGGCGTAGCGGCGGCGTCCGATCAGGCTCTTCTTGCAGGAGGAGCAAAAGGTGTCCTCGCCGTCCACGTGCGGGATGTTGCCCACGTAGACGTGATGGAGGCCGTTCTTGACCGCGATCTCCCGCGCACGGATCAACGTCGCGGGCGGTGTCGGCGGCGTGTCGGTCATCTTCCAATCGGGGTGAAAGGCGGTGAAATGCACGGGCACGTCCGGCCCCAGGTTCTTCATGATCCAACCCGTCATCTCGTCGGTCTCTTTTTCCGAGTCGTTCAGGCCCGGGATCATGAGGTTGGTGATCTCAAACCAGCACTTCGTCTCCCTTTTGAGATAGACGAGGGTGTCGAGGACCGGTTGGAGATGGCCGATCGTCACGTCGTGATAGAATGTCTCCGTAAATCCCTTGAGATCGACGTTCGCGGCGTCCATGTGGCGGTAGAGTTCCTCGCGGGCCCCGGGCTCGATGTAGCCGGCGGTGACGGCGACGGCCTTCAACCCCTCCTCGTGACAGGCCTGCGCGACGTCCACGGCGTATTCCAGGAAGACGGTCGGGTCGTTGTAGGTGAAGGCGACGCTCCGGCAACCCATGTCCTTGGCGGCCCGGGCGATCGCCTCGGGAGAGGCCTGATCGGCGAGGGTGTCGGTCTCGCGGGACTTGGAGATGTCCCAGTTTTGGCAGAACTTGCAGGCCAGGTTGCATCCCGCCGTTCCAAAGGAAAGGATGGGCGTCCCCGGCAGGAAGTGGAAGAGGGGCTTCTTTTCCACGGGGTCGATGCAGAAGCCGCTGGAACGGCCGTAGGTCGTGAGGACGATCTGGCCGCCCTCGCGCATGCGCACGAAGCACATCCCCCTCTGGCCCTCGTGAAGGCGGCAAAAGCGGGGACAGACGTCGCACTGAATCCGGCCGTCGTCGAGCGGATGCCAATACCGGCCGGGGACGACAGGCCCCGCCGGAAACCGTGATTCCATGAGCTTCCTTTTCACCGTCTTATTATAATCACGATTTCCGGCTCCGTCATGACATCCGTCATTTTCTTGGCCGCCGGAGCAAGGCGCGGGAATTACTGAGCAATAACGACGCCCTTCCGCCGTCTAAAATTGCTGGTGTGCCACGCGCTTGAGGTCCTGCCAGGACCTCTTCAGCTCGGAGCGGAAGGTGCGGAGGGCATTTTTCCCCACGCCTCTCAGTTTCCTGAGGTCCCGTTCTGCCGCGTTGGCGATGGCGTCGAATTTGCGGACGTTGGCCTCGATCCCCTTGGCCGCCAGACGGTTGGCGTTTTTCATCTTGGCCCGCAGCCGCTTCATCTGCGCGTCCAGCGACGGGGTCCGGCCGTTTCCTCGGATGGTTTTCATGGGTCACTCCTTTTGATTGTGCGTCGCAGACTACCGGAAAGCGGACGAGGGGGCCATGACAAAGGTCATACCTTCGTGCCTCGGGGATCTTAATTTGTCCGGTTCATTTCCCTCCGGTAGAACTGCTCGAAGAGCCAATCGTTTCGTCTGGGTTGTTGGTTTCGCTCCCTCTCCGCGTTCTCGTACTCCTGCCGGGTCCTTTGCTCGAAGCGGTAGGAGCCTTCTTCCTGGCGGAGGGGTTTGAAATCCTTCGAGACGCCCGGTCCGATGCCGGGGCCCAGGATTTCGGAGAGCATCGTCCAGGCGAGCAGGGCGCCCGAGGCCGACTTCCGCAGACGGGCCGTTAACCGGCTGAGTCTCTGATGGGGAACGGATCGCACGCCATTTGGACACATTCCTGCGAATGCTTGGGAAATAGGATCTTATTCCCGCTACTCAGGGGATTGGCTTAACGTCGCCGATTCCCGCCGGATCACTTTCATGGCCGCCGGGAGGCTCTTTTTGACTCCGTACTTGAGGAGAAATCGCGGGATGGGCGAGCCGAGGTCCACCTTGGTGCGATAGGTCAGGCGGGTCTTGGACGGGCCTTCGAATGGTTCGAGGAGGAGTTCCCCCGTGACGGAGCGGACGTTGCCGGCCCGGCTCTCCCAGCGGGTCTTATAAATGCCCTCCCGGCTCCGCGCCTCGTCCGCGAAATTCTGGATGATGTACCACCGGTTGGCGACCGGCCAGGGCATGTTGAAGTATTGAAAGGTGTAGTTCGTCCACTCCGAGCGGACGGCCCGAGGCTCCAGGGGGTCGATCACGCGGTCACCCAAAATCTTATAAACGTCTTCCACCTTTTTCTTGTCGCGCGCCTCGTTCAGGACATTCCCGTCGACGGCCCGGCAGTCGATCAGGTGGGGGAAATCGTAACCCTTCCATTCGTTGGCGCGGATGAAGAGACGCCAAACGACCTCCGGCGGCGCGTCGACGATCCCCTCCATCGTTGCCCACACGCCCTTCTTGAGGGCCCCTCCGTCCGTGAGGACCTCGCCTTGACGCAGGCGGTGAAGGGTTTCTTCATCCGCAGCGGCGGAACCGATAAAGACCAAAAGAAGGACCAACAGGCATTTGCGCGTCGTCATCGTTTATGTCCTGCCGTTCATTTTATTTCAACGGCCTGACCCGCGTCCCGTCCCGGATCCTGTCGCCGGGGTAGAGGATGACGGTCTCGCCGGCCGTGAGCCCCGAGGCGACGACGGCCTGGACGGGGTTGCGCGATTCGATCCCGACCAGGCGTTTGCGCGCGCGGCCTCCCTCGACCGCGAAGACCGCCCAGGAATCGTCCTCGCGGAAGAGGGCGCCGGTGGGAACGGTGAGGGCGTCCGCAAGCGAGGCCACGACGATGTGGCAAACCACGCGGTACTTGTCGCCGAGCCCCTTCCATTCCTCCGGAGGGGAGACGAAGTCGATCACCACGTTCACGCGCTGTTCCTCCACGCCTAGGGCGGAGGTCTTCTCGAAGGCCGACGGTTCCACGATCCGGACCTTGCCCTCGAGGGGCCGGGGGCCTCCCCAGCCCTCGATCTTCACGGAGGCGCCGGGACGGATCCGGACGGCGTCCGTCGTCAGGACGTCGGCGACGATTTCCAGGGACATGGCGTCGGCGATCTCGATGACCGTCTGGCCCCGTTCGATGGGGCCCGCGCTCTCCCGGACGACGCGGAGGATGAAGCCGTCCACGGGGGATCGGAGAAACCTCGGCTCGTCCCATTCGATCTCCGCCACGGCCTCGCCCGCCTTCACGCGGTCCCCGGCGTGGCGCGTGACGCGTTTCAGATTGCCCGAGACGTCCGCGGCGACCGTGAAGATCTCCTTGGCGCGCGTGACCCCGTCCTCGACGACCGTCAGCTCATAGGGCCCGCGGGCGACGCGCCCGAGCTCCACGGGGAGGGGACGCGGGCGGAGGGCCCAGAGGGCCGCCGCGGCGACGCCCACGCCCGCCGCGATCAACAAAGTCCGTTTGAAGGCCTTATAGCGGTCGGTGTCCATTTATTCGGGTACCTTGAGGGCCGCCACGAGATCCATCCGGTTGATGATGCGTCTAATGATGACCGTGCTCAGGACGCTCGCGATCACGACGACGGCGGTGGCATAGAAGAGGGTGACCGGCTCCAAATACATCGGGATCTGCATCTCCTCGGTATGAATCAGCGCGACCATGAGACGGGCGAACCAATAACCCAGGAACCAGCCCAGGGGAATGGCGAAGATCGTCAGGATCGCCGCCTCGCCCGCCAAGATGCGGAAGACCTCGTTCCGCGTGAATCCCAGGACGCGCAGGCTCAGGAGCTCCCAGGTCCTTTCGGAGAGGGAGACGCGCGCGGTGTTGTAGACCACGCCCACGGCGATGATGGCCGCGAATCCGGTCAACACCGCCGCGTAGACCAAAATGAAGCTCGCCATCGTCTTTTCGAACATGCGGATCGCCGTCGCCTTGACGTTGACCGCCCCCACGCGGGGGAGTTCGCGAAGTTTGAGCAGGAGCTCATCGCGGTGCGCGGAGTCGATCTGAAGCGAGGCGGACGAGACGACATCCTCGCCCATCAGCCGGTTGATCGCCGCGAGGTCCATCGTGACGAAGCTCCCCACCCAGCTGTCCACGATCCCGGCGCAGAGGATCCGGTGCGTCGGGCGCTTGCCTTCCAAGACCTCCGCGTCGAAGGATTCGCCGGGCCGGATGCCCAGGCGCTCGGCGAGATTCCGGCTGAGGATGGCCCCTTCCGGCGGGAGGGGGACGCGTTTCATGTCCTCATCGCGGATCTCCCGGAGCCGCGCCCCCGCGGGGATCGCGAAGAGACCGGTCTGTTCGCTCGCCTGGCCGTGCCGGATGCGGATGGGAAGGGTCCGGTAGCCCTCGACCGCCATGACGCCGGGGAGATGGGCGATTTCCTGGAGGGCGTCTCCGGCGGTTTTTTCGGTGAAGGAGAGGGAGATGTCGTCCCGCTGCAGGATGGAGAACTGATGGTAGACGATGTAGGCGACGGAGTCCTTCCAGAAGAGCCCGAGCATGAGGATCATGAGGGCGAAGGAGATGCCGACGATCCCGAGGCCCGAGCGCAGCGGCCGGATGGTGAGGTTCCGGAAGATGATGCGTCCGGTGGTCGAGAGATACCGCGAGACCCCCAATTTTTCCGCGAGCGTCCGGTGGAACATCAGCGGCACGGGCGGGCGCATGGCCTCGGCGGGGGCGAGCCTGAACACGCGCCGGAGCGCCCCGTAACCTCCCGCGGCCGCCGAGAGAAAACTCACGCCCAGGCCCAGCGCGGCTTGGAGGGGATTCAGCCGCGAGATGAGCAGGGGGAAGTGAAAAAAGCCGGTGTAGACGACCGTCAGTTGCCGTCCGATCCAGATGCCGGCCGCATAACCGATCGCGGCGCCGATGAGGACGATGACGCTGATCATCTTCAGGTAGTGGAGGGAGATGGTCCAATTGCCGTAGCCGACGGCCTTGAGGGTCGCGATCTGCCCCCTCTGAAGCCCGATCA
This window harbors:
- the amrS gene encoding AmmeMemoRadiSam system radical SAM enzyme; amino-acid sequence: MESRFPAGPVVPGRYWHPLDDGRIQCDVCPRFCRLHEGQRGMCFVRMREGGQIVLTTYGRSSGFCIDPVEKKPLFHFLPGTPILSFGTAGCNLACKFCQNWDISKSRETDTLADQASPEAIARAAKDMGCRSVAFTYNDPTVFLEYAVDVAQACHEEGLKAVAVTAGYIEPGAREELYRHMDAANVDLKGFTETFYHDVTIGHLQPVLDTLVYLKRETKCWFEITNLMIPGLNDSEKETDEMTGWIMKNLGPDVPVHFTAFHPDWKMTDTPPTPPATLIRAREIAVKNGLHHVYVGNIPHVDGEDTFCSSCKKSLIGRRRYAVVDWRLKDDGSCPSCGTVLPGVFEARPGHWGNRRQSVYMKEYAAA
- a CDS encoding ABC transporter permease produces the protein MKKLDLKVLRDLRGMKAQVITIALVVASGISALVASLITHDSLKLAQAAFYSQGRFADVFAELKRAPLPVREELRKIDGVASLETRVVQEALLEIPNRVDPAVGRFLSVPEDGRLELNRIYVREGRMIDPKKGDEVLLSEGFATANGFKPGDEIVAILEGKYKKLHITGTALSPEYIYAIRAGTALPNDREFGIFWVSEETLASALDMQGAFNSVTLTLAPGANKPRVLEAIDRILAPYGGFGAYDREDQLSHRFTSDEIEQQRVSAILIPSVFLAVSAYLLNVVISRLIGLQRGQIATLKAVGYGNWTISLHYLKMISVIVLIGAAIGYAAGIWIGRQLTVVYTGFFHFPLLISRLNPLQAALGLGVSFLSAAAGGYGALRRVFRLAPAEAMRPPVPLMFHRTLAEKLGVSRYLSTTGRIIFRNLTIRPLRSGLGIVGISFALMILMLGLFWKDSVAYIVYHQFSILQRDDISLSFTEKTAGDALQEIAHLPGVMAVEGYRTLPIRIRHGQASEQTGLFAIPAGARLREIRDEDMKRVPLPPEGAILSRNLAERLGIRPGESFDAEVLEGKRPTHRILCAGIVDSWVGSFVTMDLAAINRLMGEDVVSSASLQIDSAHRDELLLKLRELPRVGAVNVKATAIRMFEKTMASFILVYAAVLTGFAAIIAVGVVYNTARVSLSERTWELLSLRVLGFTRNEVFRILAGEAAILTIFAIPLGWFLGYWFARLMVALIHTEEMQIPMYLEPVTLFYATAVVVIASVLSTVIIRRIINRMDLVAALKVPE
- a CDS encoding nucleoside deaminase; protein product: MKSDLTRIRIALRLARDNVHRGRGGPFGAAVFDLDTGRLLGAGVNRVERDHDPTAHAEILAVRMAARRLKGFSFKEKGIRAGIYVSAEPCGMCLTALVWAGISRVVCAATTEDVEAIGFDEGLKPRDWKKALQVRGIPVVTGVERTAAIRILTSYKRAGGRIYNG
- a CDS encoding HlyD family efflux transporter periplasmic adaptor subunit, producing MDTDRYKAFKRTLLIAAGVGVAAAALWALRPRPLPVELGRVARGPYELTVVEDGVTRAKEIFTVAADVSGNLKRVTRHAGDRVKAGEAVAEIEWDEPRFLRSPVDGFILRVVRESAGPIERGQTVIEIADAMSLEIVADVLTTDAVRIRPGASVKIEGWGGPRPLEGKVRIVEPSAFEKTSALGVEEQRVNVVIDFVSPPEEWKGLGDKYRVVCHIVVASLADALTVPTGALFREDDSWAVFAVEGGRARKRLVGIESRNPVQAVVASGLTAGETVILYPGDRIRDGTRVRPLK
- a CDS encoding universal stress protein; the encoded protein is MFRKIAVLFDFSWTSRQALEWAVHLASRFGSSLGVIHALSRREDGPETESRIQAEIDLKIRRLGEGRPPASVSVHIHSGRTVDTLIASIEADAPDLVVLGTHGQTGLLHVLLGSVAEKIVRHSPSPTLVVKRGGAWPPRSLLIPVSFEDAAYEESLLAASELRGTLGVSVELLHVTEPPQAISYVPEAVIALPPFDPDAAVMTALAKLREITSRHASLSLVPHAVVGQAAHEICLAAARTGSDMILMPTHGLTGAARWLLGSVTEQVIRHAPCSVLSFRPGRLAKG